One Methylobacterium oryzae DNA window includes the following coding sequences:
- the rpsT gene encoding 30S ribosomal protein S20 yields MANTASAKKMTRKIAKRTAINRSRRSRMRTFVRKVEEAIATGNQQDALAALRAAEPEMMRAAQHGIVHKNNASRKVSRLAARVKALAA; encoded by the coding sequence ATGGCCAACACCGCTTCGGCCAAGAAGATGACCCGCAAGATCGCCAAGCGCACGGCGATTAACCGCTCACGCCGCTCGCGCATGCGGACCTTCGTCCGCAAGGTCGAGGAGGCCATCGCCACCGGTAACCAGCAGGACGCGCTGGCCGCCCTCCGCGCCGCCGAGCCCGAGATGATGCGCGCCGCCCAGCACGGCATCGTTCACAAGAACAACGCCTCGCGGAAGGTCTCGCGCCTTGCCGCCCGCGTGAAGGCGCTCGCCGCCTAA
- the ccmB gene encoding heme exporter protein CcmB, with protein sequence MIRAVIALVARDLRLAGRVGGSGALSLVFFLMIVALVPFALGPDLNLLSRIGPAILWLAAVLATLIGLDRLFQADEEDGSLDLMTAAPVPLELVVLGKVAAHWLTTGLPLALAAPLFGLLVALDGTAMGATSLTLLAGTPALSFIGAVGAALTASIRRGGLILAVLVLPLMIPTLIFGVSAAQAASGGTVPFLVPLAVLAALTLIAAVVGTLAAAAALRWPE encoded by the coding sequence GTGATTCGCGCGGTCATCGCCCTCGTCGCCCGCGACCTGCGCCTCGCCGGCCGGGTCGGCGGTTCCGGCGCCCTGTCGCTGGTCTTCTTCCTGATGATCGTCGCGCTGGTGCCCTTCGCCCTCGGGCCCGATCTCAACCTGCTGTCGCGGATCGGCCCGGCGATCCTGTGGCTCGCCGCCGTTCTGGCGACGCTGATCGGCCTCGACCGCCTGTTCCAGGCCGACGAGGAGGACGGCTCCCTCGACCTGATGACCGCCGCGCCGGTGCCCCTCGAGCTTGTGGTGCTCGGCAAGGTCGCGGCGCACTGGCTGACCACGGGCCTGCCGCTCGCCCTGGCCGCGCCGCTCTTCGGGCTGCTGGTGGCCCTCGACGGCACCGCCATGGGCGCGACGTCCCTGACGCTGCTCGCCGGCACCCCGGCCCTGAGCTTCATCGGCGCGGTGGGCGCGGCGCTCACCGCCTCGATTCGCCGGGGCGGCCTGATCCTGGCCGTGCTGGTCCTGCCGCTGATGATCCCGACGCTGATCTTCGGCGTCTCGGCCGCGCAGGCGGCGAGCGGCGGCACGGTGCCGTTCCTCGTGCCGCTGGCGGTGCTGGCGGCGCTGACGCTGATCGCCGCCGTGGTCGGGACGCTGGCGGCGGCGGCGGCCCTGCGCTGGCCCGAATAG
- the ccmA gene encoding heme ABC exporter ATP-binding protein CcmA produces the protein MRLSVDNLACRRSGRRIFANLSFALGPGDALAITGRNGAGKSSLLAILSGRLRADAGRVDVSDVGEASLPECLHAVGHRDGLKSSLTAGENLLFAQRLLGAPRLDPRAALVRLGLGHAHDLPVAYLSAGQRRRVALARLLVCARPLWLLDEPTAALDTASQAVLAELMEGHRAGGGLVIAATHQSLGLARAAELRIETAAAAPVADVLEEWA, from the coding sequence GTGCGGCTCAGCGTGGACAATCTGGCCTGCCGCCGCTCCGGCCGCCGCATCTTCGCCAATCTGTCCTTCGCCCTCGGACCCGGCGACGCCCTGGCGATCACCGGGCGGAACGGCGCGGGCAAGTCGAGCCTCCTCGCCATCCTGTCGGGCCGGCTGCGGGCCGATGCCGGGCGGGTCGACGTCTCCGACGTCGGCGAGGCGAGCCTGCCCGAGTGCCTCCACGCGGTCGGCCACCGCGACGGGCTGAAGAGCTCGCTCACGGCGGGCGAGAACCTCCTGTTCGCCCAGCGGCTCCTGGGCGCGCCGCGCCTGGACCCGCGCGCCGCGCTGGTGCGGCTCGGCCTCGGCCACGCGCACGACCTGCCGGTGGCCTATCTGTCGGCGGGCCAGCGGCGGCGCGTGGCCCTGGCGCGGCTCCTCGTCTGCGCCCGTCCGCTCTGGCTCCTGGACGAGCCGACCGCCGCCCTCGACACGGCCTCGCAGGCGGTGCTCGCCGAGCTGATGGAGGGCCATCGGGCCGGCGGCGGGCTCGTGATCGCCGCCACCCACCAGTCGCTCGGCCTCGCCCGCGCGGCGGAGCTGCGCATCGAGACCGCTGCCGCGGCGCCGGTCGCGGACGTGCTGGAGGAGTGGGCGTGA
- a CDS encoding RNA methyltransferase, with translation MTSRDAQGDAPEVFPRKVTELPPGIAPAVILVEPQLAENIGMTARAMANFGLSELRLVNPKNGWPKKGVREAASGATHVLDAATIYGSVADAIADCRYVLATTARERGQMKRVFAPEEAMGELAAREGQRTAVMFGRERVGLTNDEVSLADAIVTFPVSPDFPSLNLAQAVLLVGYAWRQANGRARLPFTGELLSPPATREALIALFGSLEAALDGAGFYPPEKKEIIARNMRDMLHRMCLTEQDVRTFRGALRALARKGG, from the coding sequence ATGACGAGCCGAGACGCACAGGGCGACGCCCCCGAGGTTTTCCCGAGGAAGGTCACCGAACTGCCGCCCGGGATCGCCCCCGCGGTGATCCTGGTGGAGCCGCAGCTCGCCGAGAACATCGGCATGACCGCCCGTGCCATGGCGAATTTCGGCCTCTCGGAGCTGCGCCTCGTCAACCCGAAGAACGGCTGGCCCAAGAAGGGCGTGCGCGAGGCGGCCTCGGGCGCGACGCACGTCCTGGACGCGGCCACGATCTACGGCAGCGTCGCCGACGCCATCGCCGACTGCCGGTACGTGCTGGCGACCACGGCGCGGGAGCGCGGGCAGATGAAGCGGGTCTTCGCGCCCGAGGAGGCCATGGGCGAGCTCGCGGCCCGTGAGGGCCAGCGCACCGCGGTGATGTTCGGCCGCGAGCGGGTCGGCCTCACCAACGACGAGGTGTCGCTCGCCGATGCGATCGTCACCTTCCCGGTCTCCCCGGACTTTCCCTCGCTCAACCTCGCCCAGGCGGTGCTGCTGGTCGGCTACGCGTGGCGGCAGGCGAACGGCCGGGCGCGCCTGCCCTTCACGGGCGAACTCCTGTCGCCGCCGGCGACCCGCGAGGCGCTGATCGCGCTGTTCGGAAGCCTGGAGGCGGCGCTCGACGGGGCCGGCTTCTACCCGCCGGAGAAGAAGGAGATCATCGCCCGCAACATGCGCGACATGCTTCACCGCATGTGCCTGACCGAGCAGGATGTGCGGACGTTTCGCGGGGCGCTGCGGGCCCTGGCGCGGAAGGGCGGCTGA
- a CDS encoding NADP-dependent isocitrate dehydrogenase, with translation MAKIKVANPVVELDGDEMTRIIWAEIKNKLIHPYLDVDLEYYDLGVEHRDATNDKVTVDAAEAIKRHGVGVKCATITPDEQRVQEFGLKEMWRSPNGTIRNILGGVIFREPIICKNVPRLVPGWTQPFVIGRHAYGDQYRATDFKVPGKGRLTIKFEGDDGTVIEKEVFKFPEAGVAMSMYNLDQSIIDFARASMNYGLARKYPVYLSTKNTILKAYDGRFKDLFQKVYEEEFESKFKPLGITYEHRLIDDMVASCLKWSGGYVWACKNYDGDVQSDTAAQGFGSLGLMTSVLMTPDGRTVEAEAAHGTVTRHYREHQKGRETSTNSIASIFAWTRGLSHRAKLDGNDDLAKFSATLEKVCVDTVEAGHMTKDLALLVGPDQKWLSTTGFLDKVDQNLKTAMGA, from the coding sequence ATGGCGAAGATCAAGGTAGCGAACCCCGTCGTCGAGCTCGACGGCGACGAGATGACCCGGATCATCTGGGCCGAGATCAAGAACAAGCTCATCCACCCCTATCTCGACGTCGATCTCGAGTATTACGACCTCGGCGTCGAGCACCGCGACGCCACCAACGACAAGGTCACGGTCGACGCCGCCGAGGCGATCAAGCGCCACGGCGTCGGCGTGAAGTGCGCCACCATCACCCCCGACGAGCAGCGGGTGCAGGAGTTCGGCCTCAAGGAGATGTGGCGCTCGCCCAACGGCACGATCCGCAACATCCTGGGCGGCGTGATCTTCCGCGAGCCGATCATCTGCAAGAACGTGCCCCGCCTGGTGCCCGGCTGGACCCAGCCCTTCGTGATCGGCCGCCACGCCTACGGCGACCAGTACCGCGCCACGGACTTCAAGGTGCCCGGCAAGGGCCGCCTGACCATCAAGTTCGAGGGCGATGACGGCACGGTCATCGAGAAGGAGGTGTTCAAGTTCCCCGAGGCCGGCGTCGCGATGTCGATGTACAACCTCGACCAGTCGATCATCGACTTCGCCCGCGCCTCGATGAACTACGGCCTCGCGCGCAAGTACCCGGTCTACCTGTCGACCAAGAACACGATCCTCAAGGCCTATGACGGCCGGTTCAAGGACCTGTTCCAGAAGGTCTACGAGGAGGAGTTCGAGTCGAAGTTCAAGCCGCTCGGCATCACCTACGAGCACCGCCTGATCGACGACATGGTGGCCTCCTGCTTGAAGTGGTCGGGCGGATACGTCTGGGCCTGCAAGAACTACGACGGCGACGTGCAGTCCGACACGGCCGCGCAGGGCTTCGGATCCCTCGGCCTGATGACCTCCGTGCTGATGACGCCGGACGGCCGGACCGTCGAGGCCGAGGCCGCGCACGGCACCGTCACCCGCCACTACCGCGAGCACCAGAAGGGCCGCGAGACCTCGACCAACTCGATCGCGTCGATCTTCGCCTGGACCCGGGGCCTGTCGCACCGCGCCAAGCTCGACGGCAACGACGATCTGGCGAAGTTCTCCGCGACCCTGGAGAAGGTCTGCGTCGACACGGTCGAGGCCGGCCACATGACCAAGGACCTCGCCCTCCTCGTCGGACCGGACCAGAAGTGGCTCTCGACCACCGGCTTCCTCGACAAGGTTGACCAGAACCTGAAGACCGCGATGGGCGCCTGA
- a CDS encoding acyl-homoserine-lactone synthase, with product MIHIVTPANADRYADAMEQAWRLRHDIFVAEKGWSELARPDGREIDQFDTPHAIHFLAMEDDTVVGYSRLLPTTRPHLLSDVLPQLCEGERPVGPQIWEWTRQGVARSHRAKGRVVNPVSIALLTGIVEWGLAHGVNSLLLQMPTLYMIHVIQLHFRPQPLGLPVQIAGEEIMAATARFDARTLAKLRAVRGDSRSVLVSEPAYLVA from the coding sequence GTGATCCACATCGTCACCCCCGCCAACGCGGATCGCTACGCCGACGCGATGGAGCAGGCCTGGCGCCTGCGCCACGACATCTTCGTCGCCGAGAAGGGTTGGAGCGAGCTGGCTAGGCCGGACGGCCGCGAGATCGACCAGTTCGACACGCCGCACGCGATCCACTTCCTCGCCATGGAGGACGACACCGTCGTCGGCTACAGCCGGCTCCTGCCGACCACGCGCCCGCATCTCCTGTCGGACGTCCTGCCGCAGCTCTGCGAGGGCGAGCGGCCAGTCGGCCCCCAGATCTGGGAGTGGACCCGCCAGGGCGTCGCTCGCTCGCACCGGGCCAAGGGCCGCGTCGTCAATCCGGTCTCGATCGCGCTGCTCACCGGGATCGTGGAGTGGGGCCTCGCCCACGGGGTCAACAGCCTGCTGCTGCAGATGCCGACCCTCTACATGATCCACGTCATCCAGCTGCATTTCCGCCCGCAGCCGCTCGGCCTGCCCGTCCAGATCGCCGGCGAGGAGATCATGGCCGCGACCGCCCGGTTCGACGCCCGCACCCTGGCCAAGCTCCGCGCCGTCCGCGGCGACAGTCGCTCGGTCCTCGTCTCCGAACCCGCTTACCTGGTGGCCTGA
- a CDS encoding autoinducer binding domain-containing protein: MPHSKHLDRTFSVLRDLERAASPDEIARLLVDAFTRYGVSYIMAGIVPEPGLPKRRHAGFVLASTMPEGWARRYVTQGYALHDPTVRRLCTTATPFDWSAVLPDTPTAGRVMNEAGDFGIRAGITIPFVTLDGEPGGISVSGERIEIDPAERVALNLVATYAVGQLLLMNSRPAGRAPVRLSPRERETLQWAAEGKTDVEIGIVMGITAAGVDYHLRSARAKLDTVNRAHTVAQALRAGLIT; encoded by the coding sequence ATGCCGCATTCGAAGCACCTCGACAGGACCTTCAGCGTGTTGCGCGATCTGGAACGGGCCGCATCGCCCGACGAGATCGCGCGGCTCCTGGTCGACGCCTTCACCCGCTACGGGGTCTCGTACATCATGGCCGGGATCGTCCCGGAACCCGGCCTGCCGAAGCGGCGGCACGCCGGGTTCGTGCTCGCGAGCACCATGCCGGAGGGCTGGGCCCGCCGGTACGTGACGCAGGGCTACGCGCTCCACGACCCCACGGTCCGGCGGCTGTGCACCACGGCGACGCCGTTCGACTGGAGCGCCGTGCTGCCGGATACCCCGACGGCCGGGCGCGTCATGAACGAGGCCGGCGATTTCGGCATACGCGCGGGCATCACGATCCCGTTCGTGACCCTCGACGGCGAGCCGGGCGGGATCAGCGTCTCGGGGGAGCGGATCGAGATCGATCCGGCCGAGCGCGTCGCCCTCAACCTCGTCGCGACCTACGCGGTCGGTCAGCTGCTGCTGATGAACAGCCGGCCGGCTGGGCGCGCGCCGGTGCGCCTCTCGCCGCGGGAGCGCGAGACCCTGCAATGGGCGGCGGAGGGCAAGACCGACGTCGAGATCGGCATCGTCATGGGCATCACTGCCGCCGGCGTCGACTACCATCTGCGCTCGGCCCGGGCGAAGCTCGACACCGTCAACCGCGCCCACACCGTGGCGCAGGCGCTCCGAGCGGGTCTGATAACCTAG
- a CDS encoding DUF3429 domain-containing protein codes for MAHRNSVPIGAIVLGVAGLIPFLGFAALAVSGTDGGLSSIGLSPRTILSAYGAVIASFLGGIRWGAAAARNGGNGDYLVAIVPSLVAWAAMAAPAPWDLRILGGLVLAWGLIDQDLPRRGLTPLWLGRLRLVLSGVAGAALLVAA; via the coding sequence ATGGCGCACCGGAACTCTGTCCCGATCGGCGCAATCGTTCTCGGCGTGGCCGGACTCATCCCGTTCCTGGGCTTCGCTGCCCTTGCGGTGTCGGGCACGGACGGCGGCCTGAGCAGCATCGGCCTGTCGCCGCGCACCATCCTGTCGGCCTACGGCGCCGTGATCGCCTCGTTCCTCGGCGGGATCCGCTGGGGCGCCGCCGCGGCGCGCAATGGCGGCAACGGCGATTATCTCGTGGCCATCGTGCCATCCCTGGTCGCCTGGGCCGCGATGGCCGCCCCCGCACCGTGGGACCTGCGCATCCTCGGCGGCCTCGTGCTCGCCTGGGGCCTCATCGATCAGGATCTGCCCCGCCGCGGGCTCACGCCCCTCTGGCTCGGCCGCCTGCGCTTGGTCCTCTCAGGCGTCGCCGGCGCCGCGCTCCTCGTGGCGGCCTGA
- a CDS encoding tetratricopeptide repeat protein, with amino-acid sequence MTRNAMPQLDSFDPEVLDAARDVAARAGVPLETWIASVVPQQQSAGQGNRRHRRRHRAEQLALGGNRPEASAERALPPASPDQRAHGTAPRAEGYGDGIAALMDRLDGLDRALDHERRAAQDAEARRLAEIEARIERALKSAPVQQVTERLGDIERRMSQLGEQVAATRPPGRRPRPAAADIRSAVQDIRQRQRELAQGAEPALAASAADGGVVASMRLDLARRLEARIEEGVAPSTALIELQEETTRLREAINQLATSRDIGALEQAVVTLASGIERAQAGTDLTAIAVPIEQVRAQVERLAEEVAENVHSRVAEDVRRLAERLDTAAATGAAGPDDRTLAGLFAELEEIRRQIAALAGPERIQGLAQSLQAVSAQIAQLQRTAAGPDLRPILEEIRSDVKIAAPAALAEQIQALAEKVDVLCARDDWSERTGDVNVARSGDMASIHAMLRSLADKVDQVGTRSEHEGLDALERQVVSLAGRLDAPHSADPALAGLERTMSDLLRQVTALRESAPSEAAMERAARNAVAQSLQTSGLGAAESGEIGLLRASLADMQARQVASDQRLGATLDGVQSALERLLVRLGPAETVPARGPSLDERLMSSTSPDVALAPVEARARSRRDNAEASRLADDLLEPGSGRPPREPRAAREPSARRAAQERLGDVVAARSAADSKSETDIKTSFIAAARRAAQAAQAELATEAPAERREARSDRVAALQGAATGRLGRLRAEIDRRRRPLLLGLAAIVLALGALQAITMRGADEPRPAAPTSQVAPSRGDAAEVQKDNADVSKDASKDASKDAAKESAESKPAPADPTTTQSLPNSVPPDARPNAKAAVPQVSGMNSLQAEFGNLPPALAKVKLAALDGDGASIWDLATREADGRGMPRDLSIAAKLFEKLAAAGYAPAQYKVAGHYEKGSGVVRDLDKAKLWYGRAAEQGHARSMHNLAVLYAENPAANGKPDFASAASWFRQGAEFGVRDSQYNLGVLYARGLGLTQDLIQSYAWFSAAASQGDDDAGKKRDDVANKLSPADLASAKSLAANFKPRKIDAAVNEPPAPKMPASAPMSLLGAPMPGAVPFTAPPRRS; translated from the coding sequence ATGACCCGCAACGCGATGCCGCAGCTCGACAGTTTCGATCCCGAGGTGCTCGACGCGGCCCGCGACGTGGCGGCGCGGGCCGGGGTCCCGCTCGAGACCTGGATCGCGTCGGTGGTGCCGCAGCAGCAATCGGCCGGTCAGGGAAATCGCCGGCACCGGCGGCGCCACCGCGCCGAGCAGCTCGCCCTCGGCGGCAACCGGCCGGAGGCCTCGGCCGAGCGCGCCCTCCCGCCGGCCTCGCCCGACCAGCGGGCCCACGGGACAGCGCCGCGCGCCGAGGGCTATGGCGACGGTATCGCCGCTCTGATGGACCGCCTCGACGGTCTCGACCGCGCCCTCGACCACGAGCGGCGCGCCGCCCAGGACGCCGAGGCGCGCCGCCTCGCGGAGATCGAGGCCCGCATCGAGCGCGCCCTGAAGTCGGCCCCCGTCCAGCAGGTCACCGAGCGGCTCGGCGACATCGAGCGCCGCATGTCGCAGCTCGGCGAGCAGGTCGCCGCGACCCGGCCGCCCGGCCGTCGCCCGCGTCCCGCCGCCGCCGACATCCGCAGCGCCGTCCAGGACATCCGCCAGCGCCAGCGCGAGCTGGCACAGGGCGCCGAGCCGGCGCTCGCCGCGTCCGCGGCCGATGGCGGCGTCGTCGCCAGCATGCGCCTGGACCTCGCCCGCCGTCTGGAGGCGCGGATCGAGGAGGGCGTCGCCCCGTCGACCGCCCTGATCGAGCTTCAGGAGGAGACCACGCGCCTGCGGGAGGCGATCAACCAGCTCGCGACGAGCCGGGACATCGGCGCCCTCGAGCAGGCCGTCGTCACCCTAGCGAGCGGCATCGAGCGCGCCCAGGCGGGGACCGATCTCACCGCCATCGCGGTGCCGATCGAGCAGGTCCGGGCCCAGGTCGAGCGCCTCGCCGAGGAGGTGGCCGAGAACGTCCACAGCCGCGTCGCGGAGGACGTCCGGCGCCTCGCCGAGCGCCTCGACACCGCCGCCGCGACCGGCGCCGCCGGTCCGGACGACCGGACCCTCGCAGGCCTGTTCGCCGAACTCGAGGAGATCCGCCGTCAGATCGCCGCGCTCGCCGGCCCGGAGCGCATCCAGGGTCTCGCGCAGAGCCTGCAGGCGGTGAGCGCGCAGATCGCCCAGCTGCAGCGGACGGCCGCAGGCCCGGACCTCCGGCCGATCCTGGAGGAGATCCGCAGCGACGTGAAGATCGCCGCGCCGGCGGCGCTGGCGGAGCAGATCCAGGCACTCGCCGAGAAGGTCGACGTGCTCTGCGCGCGGGACGACTGGTCCGAGCGCACCGGCGACGTGAACGTGGCCCGCTCGGGCGACATGGCCTCCATCCACGCCATGCTCCGCAGCCTCGCCGACAAGGTCGATCAGGTCGGCACCAGGTCCGAGCACGAGGGCCTCGACGCCCTGGAGCGGCAGGTGGTCTCGCTGGCCGGCCGCCTCGACGCGCCGCACAGCGCCGATCCGGCGCTGGCCGGGCTGGAGCGCACGATGAGCGACCTGCTGCGGCAGGTCACGGCGCTCCGGGAATCGGCGCCGAGCGAGGCCGCGATGGAGCGCGCCGCCCGCAACGCCGTCGCGCAGAGCCTGCAGACATCCGGCCTCGGTGCCGCCGAGTCGGGCGAGATCGGCCTCCTGCGCGCCAGCCTCGCGGACATGCAGGCCCGGCAGGTGGCCTCCGATCAGCGCCTCGGCGCGACCCTCGACGGGGTTCAGTCGGCCCTGGAGCGGCTCCTCGTCCGGCTCGGGCCCGCCGAGACCGTCCCGGCGCGGGGGCCGTCCCTCGACGAGCGCCTGATGTCGTCTACGAGCCCGGATGTGGCCCTCGCGCCCGTCGAGGCGCGCGCAAGGTCGCGGCGCGACAATGCCGAGGCATCCCGCCTCGCCGACGACCTTCTGGAGCCCGGCAGCGGCCGGCCGCCGCGCGAGCCGCGCGCGGCCCGCGAGCCCTCCGCCCGCCGGGCCGCGCAGGAGCGCCTCGGCGACGTCGTCGCCGCGCGATCCGCGGCCGACTCCAAGTCCGAGACCGACATCAAGACCAGCTTCATCGCGGCCGCGCGCCGGGCGGCCCAGGCTGCCCAGGCGGAGCTGGCCACCGAGGCGCCCGCCGAGCGCCGGGAAGCCCGGAGTGACCGGGTCGCCGCTCTCCAGGGGGCAGCGACCGGCCGCCTCGGACGGTTGCGCGCCGAGATCGATCGCCGGCGCCGGCCGCTGCTGCTCGGCCTCGCGGCCATCGTGCTGGCTCTCGGCGCGCTCCAGGCGATCACCATGCGCGGCGCGGACGAGCCGCGGCCGGCGGCTCCGACGAGCCAGGTCGCGCCGTCCCGCGGCGATGCCGCGGAGGTCCAGAAGGACAATGCGGACGTCTCCAAGGACGCTTCGAAGGACGCTTCGAAGGACGCCGCCAAAGAGAGCGCGGAGTCGAAGCCGGCGCCGGCTGATCCGACGACGACCCAGTCTCTGCCCAACTCCGTTCCCCCGGACGCCCGGCCCAATGCCAAGGCGGCGGTGCCGCAGGTCTCGGGGATGAACAGCCTGCAGGCCGAGTTCGGCAACCTGCCGCCGGCGCTGGCGAAGGTGAAGCTCGCCGCCCTCGACGGTGACGGCGCGTCGATCTGGGACCTCGCCACGCGGGAGGCCGATGGCCGCGGCATGCCGCGCGATCTGTCGATCGCCGCCAAGCTCTTCGAGAAGCTGGCCGCGGCCGGCTACGCGCCCGCCCAGTACAAGGTCGCGGGCCATTACGAGAAGGGTTCGGGCGTCGTCCGCGACCTCGACAAGGCGAAGCTCTGGTACGGCCGCGCCGCCGAGCAGGGCCACGCCCGTTCCATGCACAATCTGGCGGTGCTCTACGCCGAGAACCCGGCCGCCAACGGCAAGCCGGATTTCGCCTCCGCGGCCTCGTGGTTCCGGCAGGGCGCCGAGTTCGGCGTCCGCGACAGCCAGTACAATCTCGGCGTCCTCTACGCGCGCGGCCTCGGCCTGACGCAGGACCTGATCCAGTCCTACGCGTGGTTCTCCGCCGCCGCGAGCCAAGGCGACGACGATGCCGGCAAGAAGCGCGACGACGTGGCCAACAAGCTCAGCCCCGCCGATCTCGCCAGCGCCAAGAGCCTCGCGGCGAACTTCAAGCCGCGAAAGATCGACGCGGCGGTCAACGAGCCGCCCGCGCCGAAGATGCCGGCGAGCGCGCCGATGTCCCTCCTCGGCGCGCCGATGCCCGGCGCTGTCCCGTTCACGGCGCCGCCGCGCCGGAGCTGA
- a CDS encoding acyl-CoA dehydrogenase C-terminal domain-containing protein, producing MPQYRAPVEDTLFLLTDVLGFHARDNLAGFADASPDVVEAVLREGAKLAEEVLAPLNRTGDVEGCRREADGTVRTPTGFKAAYDTYASGGWMGLSVPEAYGGQSLPHTLNTAIQEFASGANLAFGMYPGLTQGAMAALLVHGSEEQKALYLPKMVEGAWTGTMNLTEPHCGTDLGLLKTKAVPNGDGSYSITGTKIFISAGEHDLAENIVHLVIARIEGAPAGTKGISLFVVPKFLVNADGSLGARNGVSCGSLEHKMGIHGNATCVMNYDGATGWLVGQENRGLNAMFVMMNEARLAVGVQGLGQSEVAYQNAAAYAKDRLQGRALTGAKAPEKAADPIIVHPDVRRTLMQIRAFNEAARALMLWTALQADILHRSEDAKERQAADDHLGLMTPVVKGVFTDRGFANAVEAQQLLGGHGYIEEWGMSQFVRDARIAMIYEGANGIQAMDLIGRKLPKDGGRAMMTFLGEVQTFLKDHGEDPAMAPFTKPLQAGLNDLQGAVMWLMQNAFSKPDNAGAGATDFMHLFGLVALGYMWAKIAKAAQAKHAEAPSPRWESKLTSGRFFMERMLPETALRLNRIKAGAESTMALEAEAF from the coding sequence ATGCCGCAGTATCGCGCTCCGGTCGAGGATACGCTGTTCTTGCTCACCGACGTCCTCGGCTTCCATGCCCGGGACAACCTAGCGGGCTTCGCCGACGCCTCGCCCGACGTGGTCGAGGCCGTCCTGCGCGAGGGGGCGAAGCTCGCCGAGGAGGTGCTCGCCCCGCTCAACCGCACGGGCGACGTCGAGGGCTGCCGCCGCGAGGCCGACGGGACGGTGCGCACGCCGACCGGCTTCAAGGCCGCCTACGACACCTACGCCAGCGGCGGCTGGATGGGCCTGTCGGTGCCGGAGGCCTATGGCGGCCAGAGCCTGCCGCACACCCTGAACACGGCGATCCAGGAATTCGCCTCGGGCGCGAACCTCGCCTTCGGCATGTATCCCGGCCTGACGCAGGGCGCGATGGCCGCATTGCTGGTCCACGGCTCGGAGGAGCAGAAGGCGCTGTACCTGCCCAAGATGGTCGAGGGCGCCTGGACCGGGACCATGAACCTGACCGAGCCGCATTGCGGCACGGATCTCGGGCTTCTCAAGACCAAGGCCGTGCCGAACGGCGACGGCTCGTACAGCATCACCGGCACCAAGATCTTCATCTCGGCCGGCGAGCACGACCTCGCCGAGAACATCGTGCACCTCGTCATCGCGCGGATCGAGGGCGCGCCCGCCGGCACAAAGGGCATCTCGCTGTTCGTGGTGCCGAAATTCCTGGTGAACGCCGACGGGTCCCTCGGGGCGCGCAACGGCGTGTCCTGCGGCTCCCTCGAGCACAAGATGGGCATCCACGGCAACGCCACCTGCGTGATGAACTACGACGGGGCTACGGGCTGGCTCGTGGGCCAGGAGAATCGCGGCCTCAACGCCATGTTCGTGATGATGAACGAGGCGCGGCTCGCCGTCGGCGTCCAGGGCCTCGGCCAGTCCGAGGTCGCCTACCAGAACGCCGCCGCCTACGCGAAGGACCGGCTCCAGGGCCGCGCCCTGACCGGCGCCAAGGCGCCCGAGAAGGCCGCCGACCCGATCATCGTCCATCCGGACGTGCGCCGCACGCTGATGCAGATCCGCGCCTTCAACGAGGCGGCCCGGGCCCTCATGCTCTGGACCGCGCTCCAGGCCGACATCCTGCACCGCTCCGAGGATGCCAAGGAGCGGCAGGCCGCCGACGACCATCTCGGCCTGATGACCCCGGTGGTGAAGGGCGTATTCACCGACCGCGGCTTCGCCAACGCGGTCGAGGCCCAGCAGCTCCTCGGCGGCCACGGCTACATCGAGGAATGGGGCATGTCGCAGTTCGTGCGCGATGCCCGCATCGCCATGATCTACGAGGGCGCCAACGGCATCCAGGCCATGGACCTGATCGGCCGCAAGCTGCCGAAGGACGGCGGCCGGGCGATGATGACGTTCCTGGGCGAGGTCCAGACCTTCCTTAAGGACCACGGCGAGGATCCCGCCATGGCGCCGTTCACCAAGCCACTCCAGGCCGGGCTGAACGACCTCCAGGGTGCCGTGATGTGGCTGATGCAGAACGCGTTCAGCAAGCCCGACAATGCCGGCGCCGGCGCGACCGACTTCATGCACCTCTTCGGCCTCGTGGCCCTCGGCTACATGTGGGCGAAGATCGCAAAGGCCGCCCAGGCCAAGCACGCCGAGGCCCCCTCCCCCCGCTGGGAGTCGAAGCTGACGAGCGGCCGGTTCTTCATGGAGCGGATGCTGCCGGAGACCGCCCTGCGCCTCAACCGGATCAAGGCCGGGGCCGAGAGCACCATGGCGCTGGAGGCGGAGGCGTTCTGA